One Acidobacteriaceae bacterium genomic region harbors:
- the nadB gene encoding L-aspartate oxidase gives MSQRKQIIIIGSGIAGLIAALRLTEQFGVTLVTKSEIAESNTRWAQGGIAAAMFPDDSIAEHIADTERAGAGLCNPEAVKVLCSEGPARIRDLIGLGVPFDKRDGELARGLEAAHSRPRVLHAQGDATGLLIETTLVRALREADVQVLEHTFACDLVLSHGAVAKLIVQRDNGAREELHADAVILASGGAGQMYLHTTNPAGATGDGIAMALRAGAQLADLEFYQFHPTALAGPGTFLVSEAVRGEGAVLLDKQGRRFMQTLHPDAELAPRDVVARGIAMQMAAQGGAPVLLDATRLGAEFLARRFPSIDAACRNRGFDWAAEPIPVTPAAHYWMGGVKTDFRGRTSIPGLFAVGEAACTGVHGANRLASNSLLESLVFAWRCADFLINESHSVWSAAWPHTASNVRAIRSEEERIARSIQLTDREDLQRLMWDTVGIERTDQDLQRGLDQLNRWHVDNADSVSSLETANLLQLARATTRAALERLESRGAHFRSDYPETSSAWLHSLVYERPVPVAC, from the coding sequence ATGAGTCAGCGAAAGCAAATCATCATTATCGGCAGCGGCATCGCGGGCCTGATCGCTGCGCTTCGGCTAACCGAGCAGTTCGGCGTCACGCTTGTGACGAAGTCGGAGATTGCGGAAAGCAACACGCGCTGGGCGCAGGGAGGCATCGCTGCAGCGATGTTTCCGGACGACAGCATCGCTGAACATATCGCCGATACAGAACGCGCTGGTGCGGGACTGTGCAATCCGGAAGCTGTAAAGGTGCTCTGCTCGGAAGGACCCGCGAGGATTCGGGATCTCATAGGCTTAGGGGTCCCCTTCGACAAACGTGACGGTGAGCTCGCGCGCGGTTTGGAAGCGGCTCATTCACGACCGCGAGTTCTGCATGCGCAGGGAGATGCCACCGGACTATTGATCGAGACCACGCTAGTTCGAGCGCTGCGCGAAGCTGATGTTCAAGTGCTCGAGCATACGTTTGCTTGCGATCTCGTCCTCTCGCATGGAGCTGTGGCAAAGCTGATTGTTCAGAGAGACAACGGAGCGCGCGAGGAGTTGCATGCAGATGCAGTCATTCTCGCAAGCGGCGGAGCGGGCCAGATGTACCTGCACACAACGAATCCAGCAGGTGCGACTGGCGATGGAATTGCAATGGCTCTCCGCGCCGGTGCTCAATTGGCCGATTTGGAGTTCTATCAATTCCATCCGACTGCCTTGGCTGGACCCGGAACATTCCTTGTGTCGGAAGCTGTGCGAGGCGAGGGCGCTGTGTTGCTCGATAAGCAAGGCCGTCGCTTCATGCAAACACTCCATCCTGATGCTGAGCTCGCACCACGTGATGTTGTCGCTCGCGGGATTGCGATGCAGATGGCCGCGCAAGGCGGCGCCCCAGTTCTGCTTGACGCAACCAGGTTAGGCGCAGAGTTTCTGGCTCGACGATTCCCCAGCATCGATGCCGCATGTCGCAATCGTGGTTTCGACTGGGCCGCGGAACCGATTCCGGTCACTCCCGCAGCGCACTACTGGATGGGTGGAGTGAAGACCGACTTCCGGGGCCGCACATCGATTCCAGGCCTTTTTGCAGTTGGCGAAGCGGCATGTACCGGCGTCCACGGCGCGAATCGACTCGCATCGAATTCATTACTCGAGAGCCTCGTGTTCGCGTGGCGGTGCGCGGATTTTCTCATCAATGAGAGTCACTCAGTTTGGTCCGCTGCATGGCCGCACACAGCGTCCAATGTCCGCGCGATCAGATCCGAAGAGGAGAGAATTGCCAGATCCATCCAGCTGACGGACCGGGAAGATTTACAACGCCTGATGTGGGACACCGTTGGAATTGAGCGCACCGACCAAGACCTGCAGCGAGGACTTGACCAGCTAAATCGCTGGCACGTAGATAACGCGGACTCCGTATCTTCACTCGAGACCGCAAATCTGCTTCAGTTGGCCCGCGCCACCACGCGCGCTGCGCTGGAACGGCTTGAATCGCGAGGCGCTCATTTCCGAAGCGATTATCCAGAAACGTCTTCCGCATGGCTGCACTCTCTGGTGTACGAACGACCGGTGCCCGTCGCATGCTAA
- the nadA gene encoding quinolinate synthase NadA: MRSIDDAIQLIHIGEQPGDKPTSLCSSALADKPWTMDAEPGYGPGASMQDPIPPTAPRQGILPNEYRQASKEELDLRIRAAKHSLGDRLVILGHYYQRDEVIRYADFVGDSFQLAQAAKTRPKAEAIVFCGVHFMAETADMLSRPDQSVILPNLAAGCSMADMADIDSVTDCWEELEAVLGSDPDADGRAPVIPVTYMNSSAALKAFCGRHGGVVCTSSNAATVLKWAFDRGQRVLFFPDQHLGRNTAKAMGVPPQQMPVWNPNQPMGGLNPQTLRDSRVILWHGFCSVHKRFTVEQIKLARLRHPGVRVIVHPECTMEVVDEADESGSTDLIRKRIEAAPAGSIFAVGTEINMVQRLANEHPEQTIFCLDSIICPCSTMYRIHPSYLAWVLEALERGEILNRITVSDEIAGPARIALERMLSLQPAGTSSNNS; encoded by the coding sequence GTGCGATCGATCGATGATGCGATCCAGCTGATTCACATCGGTGAACAGCCAGGAGATAAGCCCACAAGCCTATGTTCCTCAGCACTGGCGGATAAGCCCTGGACCATGGATGCCGAACCCGGTTACGGTCCCGGCGCCTCCATGCAGGACCCCATCCCCCCAACCGCCCCCCGCCAAGGCATCCTCCCCAACGAATATCGTCAGGCCTCGAAAGAGGAACTTGATCTTCGTATCCGTGCGGCAAAGCACTCCCTTGGCGATCGTCTCGTAATCCTCGGCCACTACTACCAGCGCGACGAGGTCATCCGCTACGCCGATTTCGTCGGCGACTCCTTTCAGCTCGCACAGGCAGCGAAAACGAGGCCGAAAGCCGAGGCCATTGTCTTCTGCGGCGTCCACTTCATGGCGGAAACCGCCGATATGCTCTCGCGGCCGGACCAATCCGTGATCCTGCCGAATCTTGCCGCCGGCTGCTCCATGGCCGACATGGCCGACATAGATTCCGTTACAGATTGCTGGGAGGAACTCGAGGCGGTCCTCGGTTCGGACCCGGATGCCGATGGCCGTGCCCCCGTCATCCCAGTCACCTACATGAACTCCTCCGCTGCATTGAAGGCCTTCTGCGGCAGGCATGGTGGTGTGGTCTGCACCTCATCGAACGCCGCAACAGTGCTCAAATGGGCGTTTGACAGAGGACAGCGGGTTCTGTTCTTCCCCGACCAACACCTGGGCCGGAATACAGCCAAGGCCATGGGTGTCCCGCCGCAGCAGATGCCAGTCTGGAATCCCAATCAGCCGATGGGCGGATTGAACCCGCAGACTCTTCGCGACTCGCGCGTCATTCTGTGGCATGGATTCTGTTCAGTGCACAAGCGCTTCACGGTGGAGCAGATCAAGCTCGCCAGGCTCCGCCACCCCGGCGTCCGCGTTATCGTTCACCCCGAATGCACCATGGAGGTCGTGGACGAGGCAGACGAATCCGGCTCAACGGATCTCATTCGCAAGCGGATTGAAGCTGCACCCGCAGGATCGATTTTTGCTGTCGGCACAGAGATCAATATGGTGCAGCGTCTGGCCAACGAACACCCGGAACAGACGATCTTCTGCCTCGATTCAATTATCTGTCCGTGCTCCACGATGTATCGCATTCATCCGAGCTATCTGGCATGGGTGCTCGAGGCGCTTGAGCGAGGCGAGATTCTAAACCGGATCACCGTCAGCGATGAGATCGCCGGCCCCGCTCGCATTGCACTGGAGCGCATGCTGAGTTTGCAACCGGCAGGGACCTCCTCAAACAATTCATGA
- a CDS encoding glycoside hydrolase 43 family protein translates to MRPVSPPPSLNPFRPRKQPGLFRVALLTLVFAFAALRPSIASDTKSAVYHNPVLYSDYSDPDIIRVADDFYLIASSFHFVPAIPILHSRDLVHWELAGHVLPRLTMAPQYDMQGGMRYGGGVWAPSVRAHNGLFYIYFPTPDEGIFVTTATKMTGPWSPPVAVLAGPGWEDPCPFWDDDGSAYLLHSKLHAGPLILHRMTPDGKKLLDAGKIIVQDPVHLPTLEGPKLYKRNGWYYIFAPMGGVGRGPQVVLRSRNIYGPYDYRIVLEQGNTDVNGPHQGGWIETANGGNWFIHFSLRSAHGRILYLEPVRWVDDWPVMGKAAPGATLGYPVAQYPMPLVDPAAADMDPQTSDEFNKRILGPNWEWNHNPVNSKWSLTERPGYLRLHAMPSPDLLHARNTLTENMQDESFEVTTRIDLEHTSDGGRAGLSIFDKAQSYIAISQNQQDRSLLFSADGKETPGPAVKQKIVQLRAVVRGDTAQYLYSLDDGRTFYGLGSPVTLTFSWWKGARPALFSFNTRTDTSNDGSVDIDWLHYHPLSSPPAVHEKK, encoded by the coding sequence ATGAGGCCCGTATCACCACCACCGTCGTTGAACCCTTTCCGTCCACGAAAGCAACCCGGCCTCTTCCGCGTCGCCCTGCTCACTCTCGTTTTCGCCTTCGCAGCTCTCCGTCCGTCCATTGCGAGCGATACAAAGTCCGCGGTCTATCACAACCCGGTCCTCTATTCCGACTACTCCGACCCCGACATCATCCGCGTCGCCGACGACTTTTACCTCATCGCTTCCAGCTTCCACTTCGTCCCCGCCATTCCTATCCTTCATTCGCGCGATCTCGTGCACTGGGAGCTCGCCGGCCACGTCCTCCCCCGTCTCACAATGGCGCCTCAATATGACATGCAGGGCGGTATGCGCTACGGCGGCGGTGTCTGGGCGCCTTCAGTCCGTGCGCATAACGGCCTCTTCTACATCTACTTCCCCACTCCGGACGAGGGCATCTTCGTCACCACCGCAACAAAGATGACCGGCCCATGGTCCCCTCCAGTCGCTGTCCTCGCCGGTCCCGGATGGGAAGACCCCTGCCCCTTCTGGGACGACGACGGCAGCGCCTATCTGCTCCATTCAAAACTTCACGCCGGTCCGTTGATCCTCCACCGAATGACCCCTGACGGGAAGAAACTCCTCGATGCCGGAAAGATCATCGTGCAGGACCCCGTCCATCTGCCCACGCTGGAAGGACCGAAGCTGTACAAGCGAAACGGCTGGTACTACATCTTCGCTCCCATGGGCGGAGTCGGCCGCGGTCCGCAGGTTGTCCTCCGCTCCCGCAACATCTACGGCCCCTACGACTACCGGATCGTCCTCGAGCAGGGAAACACCGACGTGAATGGACCGCACCAGGGAGGTTGGATCGAGACTGCGAACGGCGGCAACTGGTTCATCCATTTCAGCCTGCGCAGCGCCCATGGGAGAATCCTCTACCTCGAGCCCGTTCGCTGGGTGGACGATTGGCCAGTGATGGGCAAGGCAGCTCCCGGCGCCACCCTTGGCTATCCCGTTGCGCAATACCCCATGCCCCTCGTCGATCCCGCAGCAGCCGACATGGATCCTCAAACCTCGGATGAGTTCAACAAACGCATCCTCGGTCCCAACTGGGAATGGAACCACAATCCCGTCAACTCAAAGTGGTCGCTCACTGAACGACCCGGCTATCTGCGCCTGCATGCAATGCCATCCCCGGACCTGCTCCACGCCCGCAACACCCTCACCGAGAACATGCAGGATGAATCCTTCGAGGTCACAACCCGAATTGATCTCGAGCACACCTCTGACGGCGGCCGGGCCGGCCTCAGCATCTTCGATAAAGCCCAGAGCTACATAGCCATAAGCCAGAACCAGCAGGATCGCTCCCTGCTCTTCTCAGCCGACGGCAAGGAAACGCCGGGACCCGCCGTCAAGCAGAAGATTGTTCAACTTCGCGCAGTCGTGCGCGGTGACACCGCCCAGTATCTCTACAGCCTCGATGATGGCCGAACTTTTTACGGCCTCGGCTCACCCGTCACCCTGACCTTCAGCTGGTGGAAGGGCGCCCGACCCGCCCTGTTTTCCTTCAACACCAGAACCGATACGTCCAATGACGGGTCCGTCGACATCGATTGGCTCCACTATCATCCGCTCTCATCCCCTCCAGCTGTGCACGAAAAAAAGTGA